tatttacgtagAATATTagtatctttattattatatttatcttttttgtcgtctataaaaaattatgttcgaaacataattttttattgatgtgcGATGCTCCAGTTGCACAcataatttatacaataaaaaaaaaaaaatatttttttgaaactaattAAGGGCATTCATAATCGAccaaatttccaaatttaattCGTATGAGTAATCGAAATAGTTAACtacgaataaatattattagattaaatttgacgatgcatgaaaaaaaattatttacgtagAATATTagtatctttattattatatttatcttttttgacgtctataaaaaattatgttcgaaacataatttttcattgatgtGCGATGCTCCAGTTGCACACACAAttcatacaataaaaaaaaaaaaatatttttttgagactAATTAAGGGCATTTATAATCGAccaaatttccaaatttaattCGTATGAGTAATCGAAATAGTTAACtacgaataaatattattagattaaatttgacgatgcatgaaaaaaaattatttacgtagAATATTagtatctttattattatatttatcttttttgtcgtctataaaaaattatgttcgaaacataattttttattgatgtgcGATGCTCCAGTTGCACAcataatttatacaataaaaaaaaaaaaatatttttttgaaactaattAAGGGCATTCATAATCGAccaaatttccaaatttaattCGTATGAGTAATCGAAATAGTTAACtacgaataaatattattagattaaatttcacgatgcatgaaaaaaaattatttacgtagAATATTagtatctttattattatatttatcttttttgacgtctataaaaaattatgttcgaaacataattttttattgatgtgcGATGCTCCAGTTGCACAcataatttatacaataaaaaaaaaaaaatatttttttgaaactaattAAGGGCATTCATAATCGAccaaatttccaaatttaattCGTATGAGTAATCGAAATAGTTAACtacgaataaatattattagattaaatttcacgatgcatgaaaaaaaattatttacgtagAATATTagtatctttattattatatttatcttttttgacgtcaataaaaaattatgtttcgaacataaaataattaatatcttcaactataattaaatattattattattattttttattttttttgtgtcgaaATTTCTAGACTCTGACGCCGAcaacaatttatatacatatacaagtTCAAACTTAAATATCATATCAGTATATAAGAGACAACTTTTCCAGCCATATCAGACAATTTCACTGAaagttataaagttataaaaataattttactccgttatcaaaaaaaataatgatggacttttttaatttatcaaatattacattatttgtattattaattatttttaaattaaatctgtcATCGGGAGAGTTAGAATTAGTTACAATTCAGAAAGACAATCCGGCTAAATTGGAAGAAAATGGCGATaaaggtaaataaaatatacattgctATCAAATAATTCCACTTTTAGTAGTTTTCCACACAATATAAGtacattcccataatatattgtaattattatcgtGAATTGCTTTTCATGcaaagtatataataaattttgaacctGTACTCACGGTATGATTATCAGAGAATCATTTTTGGCTgactataataattttaaatatatatattaattttttcagccaATTTTGTTAGATTTTACAGCTCACACGCAATAcaaatgaattcaaatttattgaatggAGATATAATAGATTCCATTTGTTTTGATCCAGTTAAAGTTAGAGACGGATAGTAAGTTGAGTTtgattacttaattataaattagataattttaatttacagaaGCGCTTTTAATGCATCAAagtacattttaaaaatgaatttttttattagcgtTGCAACTGGCGcgagatttaaaaaacatgGTAGAGTTCTTTACCTCGAACTTCAACAAGGACCGCTTGAAGGACCTTCAGGAATTGAGCCTTTATTCCTCAAGTGGACAGtttcaaataattgtaattcctcgaaaaaaattgtttatgatCGCCAAGAAGAAACTTATGATATCACGGAATTGAAATTAGGCGATATGCTTTTGCCAGATGATGCAGTTGTTActggtattttatttatttatcataatcttgttaataattactgcaTACTTGTAATaagagtttttaataattgaattattataattattaaacaggTGTTACGTTAGGAAAATCATTGCGCGGACGGTATATTAATAGATGGGATGAATTTGATGATAGTAAAGGTGAAGTTGTAAGAGATATTGACGAatggtaattatatttttattttcatctcaggccttaacattaatttaaaatttgaattggcATAAATTCATAAGTATGATAGTGCTGTAGATATTTCATTAACTATTTGTTTCGTTTCAGGGATCGGATTTCATTTCGTGAAAATAAAGAGGATACTGACAAAGGTCAATATATCAACCCTTGGATCGATTTACAGGAAGTTGTTACCGATCCAGGTTTTCCTCAGCCCATTAATGgaatcagtttttatttacGTTATCTGCCTAAAAACCAACAAATCCTGGCTCTCAAAGTTACTTACGCGATCCCAAACCATTTGAGAATGCGTCCTTTGTAATCCtgtaatgaaattatttctttttggtAACCGAGAATTACACAGACCACAGTGAATATTATCTGTCATTGTAATTTTCTCGCTTTatttgagtaataaaaaaatagcagcaaaatatacaaaaataatttttgttttactgatttatttatacatttaagtTATAACTATACATAAATTAACGATACTGATAACTGCAACATTCAAAGATTGTGAATATGCcagacatttttaaattgttataattttgaaataaattaaccaaatttaaattaaataaaaataaaaaaccgcGCATTTACAGAATTCAAAAATCAgtatgcgcattttttttatttttattgtttattcgcttttatataatttaaaattggtcTTATGTCTGCTACGTTCACACACATTCATAATTTTGAAGTAAGctgacaattataaatttttgaatttgtttaaacaatttgatttaaaaaaaaaaaaaaaaaaaaagaaaaatatgcacatatagaaaatttaagaaactatagatttaatttttttaatattttttttttcataatttatccttaaaaaaaaattaaaaaattatgagacgtcagctaactttaGAATCatctaatttcagtatcatctcaaatttagtatattaatacgtaataattgtaatttattaaaaaaaaataaataaataaatgagtccCATCtcgacaattaaaaatgaattctatttttgtgacttcatatatattaatataaaacgttatttatcgtaataaatgtattatttgtaattttaattgtaacaataaatttatatttatcgtaaaataataaaaaatatttttaataaataaagaaaagtaatAAACCGGAAATGATCTGTATTACCCGCCAGGTATCTAAAACGCATGCGCGCATAATGACGCGCAGACTCTCACCACGTGGGGAGCGGGGGGTAACGAAAACGCTTTGGCGGAAACACGTACCCAGAATGCCTCAGTTATTATCATCATGGCCGACACGATTGaaagta
This genomic window from Microplitis demolitor isolate Queensland-Clemson2020A chromosome 6, iyMicDemo2.1a, whole genome shotgun sequence contains:
- the LOC128667996 gene encoding uncharacterized protein LOC128667996, with translation MMDFFNLSNITLFVLLIIFKLNLSSGELELVTIQKDNPAKLEENGDKANFVRFYSSHAIQMNSNLLNGDIIDSICFDPVKVRDGYVATGARFKKHGRVLYLELQQGPLEGPSGIEPLFLKWTVSNNCNSSKKIVYDRQEETYDITELKLGDMLLPDDAVVTGVTLGKSLRGRYINRWDEFDDSKGEVVRDIDEWDRISFRENKEDTDKGQYINPWIDLQEVVTDPGFPQPINGISFYLRYLPKNQQILALKVTYAIPNHLRMRPL